The following proteins come from a genomic window of Montipora foliosa isolate CH-2021 chromosome 2, ASM3666993v2, whole genome shotgun sequence:
- the LOC137991050 gene encoding immunoglobulin superfamily member 10-like encodes MDFHFSSEGQHLRLLAWIWFGLLASSLAEPTHPAAKSVKEERTPPAERKPRISEKDLKNETARPGDDATFVCSAISKGYPTFKFLKWKALGNVSKVSYTFDLVDFRKSKFLEIREAAKPHKDSRRIYTHRFVIHNVTLADEGKYTCLVGNSAGWVHTHAFLTLDGQAKNITFQLRPMDTTAYVQQNISLHCKASGDPKPKVLWGKDIPGGDRLDSKRFIQHPNGTLQIKEVRLEDQGRYYCIAANHAEMKQVKFNLDVELRRKIKFKLRPKNTTTYVKQNIWLHCKASGVPSPKISWSRDALRGYNLDSKRFIQHPNGTLQIKKVRLEDQGLYYCIAATQFRTKQIEFNLDVQERTPPVEHKPMILEKDLKNETARPGDGATFVCSAISKGYPTFKFLKWKESYTFDFVDFSKSKFLEIREAPKPHKESRRIYTHRFVIHNVTLAEEGKYTCLVGNSAGWVHTHAFLTVDIQAKNITFQLRPMDTTAYVQQNISLHCKASGDPKPKILWSKDIPGGDRLDSKRFIQHPNGTLQIKEVRLEDQGRYYCIAANHAEMKQVKFNLDVEPSKITFQLRPMDTTAYVQQNIWLHCKTSGDPKPKILWSKDIPGGFRLDSKRFIQHLNGTLQIKNLRLEDEGRYFCIATNLFEMKQIKFNLNVQPRNIIFKLQPKDTTAYVQQNIWLHCKASGHPKPKVSWIKDKAGVDRLDAERFIQHANGTLQINDVRMRDQGRFSCVAANQFEMKTAVCGLRVLS; translated from the exons ATGGATTTCCATTTCAGTTCTGAGGGACAGCATCTACGGCTGTTGGCTTGGATTTGGTTTGGCTTGTTAG CTTCATCACTTGCAGAACCTACACATCCAGCAGCAAAGTCCGTCAAAGAAG AACGAACCCCGCCAGCGGAACGTAAACCTAGGATTTCAGAGAAAGACCTGAAAAATGAAACAGCCAGACCAGGAGATGACGCCACGTTTGTTTGTTCAGCCATCAGCAAAGGCTATCCGACATTTAAGTTTCTTAAATGGAAGGCGCTAGGAAACGTTTCAAAAGTCTCGTATACTTTTGATTTGGTTGACTTCAGGAAATCAAAATTCCTAGAAATTCGCGAGGCAGCTAAGCCACACAAGGACAGTCGACGGATCTACACTCACCGGTTTGTTATTCACAATGTTACATTGGCAGACGAGGGCAAGTACACATGCCTGGTAGGGAACTCCGCTGGATGGGTACACACGCATGCATTTCTTACGCTAGATGGACAAG CCAAAAACATCACATTTCAATTGCGGCCGATGGACACAACAGCATACGTTCAACAAAACATTTCGTTGCACTGCAAGGCCTCCGGTGATCCCAAACCCAAGGTATTGTGGGGCAAAGATATACCTGGTGGTGACAGACTTGACTCAAAAAGGTTTATCCAACACCCCAACGGGACGCTTCAAATCAAGGAGGTGCGCTTGGAAGATCAAGGCCGCTACTACTGCATTGCTGCTAACCATGCCGAAATGAAACAAGTCAAGTTCAACCTGGATGTGGAGC TCCgaagaaaaatcaaatttaaattgCGGCCGAAGAACACAACAACATACGTTAAGCAAAACATTTGGCTGCACTGCAAGGCATCTGGTGTTCCCTCACCGAAGATATCATGGAGCAGAGATGCACTTAGAGGTTACAACCTTGACTCAAAAAGGTTTATTCAGCACCCCAATGGAACGCTTCAAATCAAGAAAGTGCGCTTGGAAGATCAAGGTCTCTACTACTGCATTGCTGCTACCCAATTTCGAACGAAACAAATCGAGTTCAATCTGGATGTTCAAG agcGAACCCCACCAGTGGAACATAAACCTATGATTTTAGAGAAAGACCTGAAGAATGAAACAGCTCGACCAGGAGATGGTGCTACGTTTGTTTGTTCGGCCATCAGCAAAGGCTATCCGACATTTAAGTTTCTTAAATGGAAGGAGTCgtatacttttgattttgttgacTTCAGCAAATCAAAATTCCTAGAAATTCGCGAGGCACCTAAGCCACACAAGGAAAGTCGACGGATCTACACTCACCGGTTTGTTATTCACAATGTTACATTAGCAGAAGAGGGCAAGTACACATGCCTGGTAGGGAACTCCGCTGGATGGGTACACACGCATGCATTTCTTACGGTAGATATACAAG CCAAAAACATCACATTTCAATTGCGGCCGATGGACACAACAGCATACGTTCAACAAAACATTTCGTTGCACTGCAAGGCCTCCGGTGATCCCAAACCCAAGATATTGTGGAGCAAAGATATACCTGGTGGTGACAGACTTGACTCAAAAAGGTTTATCCAACACCCCAACGGGACGCTTCAAATCAAGGAGGTGCGCTTGGAAGATCAAGGCCGCTACTACTGCATTGCTGCTAACCACGCCGAAATGAAACAAGTCAAGTTCAACCTGGATGTGGAGC CCAGCAAAATCACATTTCAATTGCGGCCGATGGACACAACAGCATACGTTCAACAAAACATTTGGTTGCACTGCAAGACCTCCGGTGATCCCAAACCCAAGATATTGTGGAGCAAAGATATACCTGGTGGTTTCAGACTTGACTCAAAAAGATTTATTCAGCACCTCAATGGGACGCTTCAAATCAAGAATCTGCGGCTGGAAGATGAAGGCCGCTATTTCTGCATAGCTACAAATCTATTTGAAATGAAGCAAATCAAGTTCAACCTGAATGTTCAGC CACGAAACATCATATTTAAATTACAGCCGAAGGACACAACAGCATATGTTCAGCAAAACATTTGGCTTCATTGCAAGGCATCTGGTCATCCCAAACCCAAGGTATCGTGGATCAAAGATAAAGCTGGTGTTGACAGACTTGACGCTGAAAGGTTTATTCAGCACGCGAACGGTACACTTCAAATCAATGACGTACGCATGAGAGATCAAGGCCGCTTCTCCTGTGTTGCCGCTAACCAATTTGAGATGAAAACAGCCGTGTGTGGTCTTCGTGTATTGTCTTAG